The proteins below come from a single Eucalyptus grandis isolate ANBG69807.140 chromosome 3, ASM1654582v1, whole genome shotgun sequence genomic window:
- the LOC104438389 gene encoding ubiquitin carboxyl-terminal hydrolase 18 — MKTLRTGRESQHSMHVLGFTLDLYWLLQLVFTLFLISFGLIQLLKSTASKYFEVEASFEGGGGGGGGPPSFHSTDRHRLRGKTMPGAPADAAAAPPVCAVCGENGPKKCSRCKAVRYCSQTCQAAHWKSEHKLKCKVFQSSSKVVSAEASLVTQNGTPKPIKLIKKILFPYEKFVDLYNSEKPGFPPCGLINCGNSCYANVVLQCLASTRPLVAYLLNKGHKKECRRNDWCFLCELQTHIERATQSPHAFSPTNILSRLPNIGGNLGYGRQEDAHEFMRYAIDTMQLVCLDEFGGERAVHPSAQETTIIQHIFGGHLQSQVICANCNKVSNQYENMMDLTVEIHGDAGSLEECLEQFTAKEWLHGDNMYKCDGCNDYVKACKRLTVRNAPNILTIALKRFQSGRFGKLNKKVNFPETLDLSPYMSEGGDGTDIYKLYAVVVHVDMLNASFFGHYICYTKDFSGNWYRIDDCKVTSIGFDEVLSQGAYMLLYSRVSPRPSCLMTPEISAEENHHKVGREIARCTQDQYEGLVSVDGNSDSGHSSCEALSIRKDFQDDGAELMDIDVEKNSVSQKIPNGEIDSLVGQKVRAATHVNVEETDEISHKIPLYSPKISCSENGPSAAHSSNATREDGDVDMVNLESRSSIAKDGAVYCNGHKDLRVVSAAADLDNNLTAECSRGISRYQEDHTSNGKMA, encoded by the exons ATGAAAACCCTAAGGACGGGGCGAGAGTCGCAGCATAGCATGCATGTTTTGGGATTCACGCTGGATCTGTATTGGCTCCTCCAGTTGGTGTTCACCTTGTTCCTCATCTCCTTCGGCCTGATCCAGCTCCTCAAGAGCACCGCCTCCAAGTACTTCGAGGTCGAGGCCAGCTTCgagggcggcggaggaggaggaggaggaccccCCAGCTTCCACAGCACCGACCGCCACCGCCTCCGCGGGAAGACCATGCCCGGCGCccccgccgacgccgccgccgcaccTCCTGTCTGCGCCGTCTGCGGCGAGAACGGCCCCAAGAAGTGCTCCCGCTGCAAGGCCGTCCGGTACTG CTCCCAAACATGCCAAGCAGCTCATTGGAAAAGTGAGCATAAATTAAAGTGCAAAGTTTTCCAGTCATCATCTAAGGTAGTTTCTGCAGAAGCTTCCCTGGTCACCCAAAATGGAACTCCCAAGCCAATTAAACTGATAAAAAAG ATCCTCTTCCCATATGAGAAATTTGTGGATCTTTACAACTCCGAAAAACCAGGATTTCCTCCATGTGGACTGATAAATTGTGGAAACAG TTGCTATGCTAATGTGGTTCTACAATGTCTTGCATCCACACGGCCCCTTGTTGCCTATCTTTTGAATAAGGGCCACAAGAAAGAAT GCCGACGTAATGATTGGTGCTTCCTATGCGAATTGCAGACCCATATTGAAAGAGCCACCCAGAGTCCTCATGCTTTTTCACCAACCAACATCTTGTCACGTTTGCCGAATATTGGTGGTAATCTTGGTTATGGAAGGCAGGAGGATGCTCATGAATTTATGAG GTATGCCATTGATACAATGCAGTTAGTCTGCCTAGATGAATTTGGCGGTGAAAGGGCTGTCCACCCAAGTGCTCAAGAGACAACCATTATTCAGCATATATTTGGCGGTCACTTGCAGTCTCAG GTTATCTGCGCAAACTGCAATAAAGTCTCAAACCAGTATGAGAATATGATGGATTTAACTGTTGAAATTCATGGTGATGCTGGGTCTTTGGAAGAATGCCTAGAGCAATTTACTGCCAAAGAATGGCTTCATGGGGATAATATGTATAAATGTGACGG ATGTAATGACTATGTGAAGGCATGCAAGCGTCTAACTGTACGAAATGCTCCAAACATTCTAACAATTGCCTTAAAAAGATTTCAG AGTGGTAGGTTTGGGAAACTCAATAAGAAAGTAAACTTCCCTGAGACTCTAGATCTTAGCCCTTACATGAGTGAAGGTGGAGATGGCACTGATATCTACAAGCTTTACGCGGTTGTCGTCCACGTGGATATGCTGAATGCATCCTTCTTTGGTCACTATATTTGCTACACAAAggatttttctggaaattggTATCGAATTGATGACTGTAAG GTTACAAGCATTGGATTTGACGAGGTGCTTTCACAGGGTGCATACATGCTCTTATACAGTCG GGTTTCTCCCCGACCCTCATGTCTGATGACTCCTGAAATCTCTGCGGAGGAGAATCATCATAAGGTAGGAAGGGAAATAGCACGTTGCACTCAAGATCAATATGAAGGTTTGGTGTCTGTAGATGGCAATTCAGATTCTGGACATTCTAGTTGTGAAGCGTTATCCATTAGAAAGGATTTTCAAGATGATGGAGCAGAGCTGATGGATATCGATGTTGAGAAAAATTCTGTTTCACAGAAAATTCCGAACGGTGAGATAGATTCGTTGGTTGGCCAGAAGGTGAGAGCTGCGACACACGTGAATGTTGAGGAGACAGATGAGATCAGCCATAAGATACCTTTGTACAGTCCGAAGATCTCCTGTTCTGAAAACGGGCCATCTGCTGCACACAGTTCTAATGCTACCAGGGAAGATGGAGACGTGGATATGGTAAATCTGGAGTCACGGTCATCCATTGCAAAGGATGGTGCGGTTTATTGCAATGGACACAAGGATTTACGAGTAGTTTCTGCCGCCGCCGATCTTGACAATAATCTGACAGCTGAATGTTCTCGCGGTATAAGTAGATACCAAGAGGACCATACGAGCAATGGCAAAATGGCTTGA